The Mycolicibacterium aurum genome segment GGTCAACGCCGCGATCTCGGTGGCATGGTTCGGGGTGCTGGCCGCGCTGAATTCCGATACGCCGGTCGTGGTGATCGCGGCCGTCCTCTACGTCAGCGGCGCGCTGCGGTCGATCGGATTCACCGCCTACAACAGCCTGGCGTTCGCGGATGTCGACGGCGATCAGCTCACCCACGCGAATACGTTGAACGCCACCGTCCAGGAGCTGGCCGCCGGCCTGGGGATCGCGGTTGCCGCACTGCTTCTGACGGTGCTGGGGTCGTACCCACTGACGTTCCTCGTGCTCGGCGCAGTGCTGGCCTTGACCCTGGTGGAAACGCTGCGGCTGCCCGGCGACGCGGGCGCTCACGTCAGCAGACCGCGCTGAACATTCAATCTTCGCTGGCGTCAATCATTTTGAGATCGTGAGCGGCCGCACAGCCGGCGCCTAATACCACCACAGGCGCGACCAACACTGCGTTCCTACCGTCGTCCCGGTGCGGCAGCGCGCCTCACAGTGACGATGACGAATGGAGCAATCATGAAACTCACCCGCGCCGTGGGCACCTCGGCGGTGGCCGCCGGAATTGCTTTGGCGGGTCTGTTCTCCTCCGGTGCGGGAGTGGCCGGCGCCGACCCTGGTCGACCGTGCGGGCAGCCGGGCACCGCTGCGTGCCAGCCGGCACCGCAGCAGCAGCAGAACAACGACTGGCAGCGTCGCGACATCAACGCCGCTCGCCAGGACCACCAGCCGTTCATGCACGAAGGCCAACGGGTGCAGCCGCTGCCGGCAGGCAACGGAGACGGCTGGGGTTTCTGGTTCCTGGGCCGTTGGATTCGCCTGTAGCCCGCCCGGCCCACTGTGCGGACTCGCGAACGCCCCGGCGGACGCGAGTTCGCACAGTTCGCGCGCGCCTACCGGAAAACTCTCGACCCTGACTTTAGCCTTGGTCCCCGTGACCACCCTGCACGAGCCGTCGCTCGCGGAGCTGGACTTCGAGCCCGAAATCCAGTGCACCTGCCGCAAGTTCTGCGGTCCGCTGGCCCATCCCGCGCAGTGGTGGGTGACGCTGTCCTGCGGGTGTCCGTATCCGATGTGTCAGCGCGCGTTGCGAATCGCCAATGTCCGCTTGAAGGTCCGGCCACTGACGTGCCGCCACTGTGAGACGGCCCAGATCGCGATCAGGTCCGTCGTCGCCATCTGACGGCCCCCCGGGTCACTCCGAAGGGCGGCGGGACGCACCGATCTCGCTCTCCGGCGAATGATCGGTGTCGAGTTCCCGGTCATCGCTGTCGTGGACCACTGTGCTGCGCAGCACCGCGGGTCGACGGCGGTCGGGCAGAGCCAGCAGGATGCCACCGAATGCCAGCACGAGCGCCAGCGCGATGCCGCCGACCAGAGCCACAGGCGCGGACTGGAAGGTGTTCTCCAGCAGCATGTAGGCCCCGAACAACAGGAACAACGCCGCAGCGGTGATCTGGATCAGCCGTTCGGGGAGATGCTTGCCTGCAACGGCCCCGACCAGGATGGCCAGCCCGTCCGCGGCGACCATACCGATGGTCGAGCCGATCCAGACGCCGAGCCAGTTGTTGTCCGCGGCGAGGGTGATGGTCGCGAGCATGGTCTTGTCGCCGAGTTCGGCGAGCACGAACGCCGAGGTGACCACGAAGAATGCCGGTGCGGTGGCTTTGGCGGCTCGTGAGGCCTCCTCGTCGGAGAGGCTGTCACCGCGCAGTGTCCACAGCCCGAAGAAGATGAACATCGCGCCGGCGATGAGCCCGAGCAGATGCGTGGGCAGCGCCGCCCCGAGGTAGTGGCCGATCGCCACCGACAGGACGTGCACCGCGGTGGTCGCGACGGCGATCGCCGACAGCACCACCCACCACCGGTACCGAAGCGCGAACATCATCGCGACGAGCTGGGTCTTGTCCCCCAGCTCGGCGACGAAAATGACGGCGAAACTCAGCAGCAGTGCGGCGAACACCATAACCCCTCGGTGTCAGTGGCTGCCGTTCGGAGAATGTGGACACACCTCCGGCCGGCACCCCAAATGGTCTGTGCGGCCGAAGGTCTCGCCCACCGGTCAAAAAGGCCGGTTCGGACAACCGGGCCCGGCGGTGATCGCCGCTGAGCCAGTATGTCGATTGCCGATTGGGGGCTACTCCCCTTCGTTGCAACCACCGTACACGCCCGTCCGCGATACCCGCAACCCGGGCAGCGCCAAATAGGCTCTGGCGCAATAAGTTTGGGAACTACTCCCACCGAAGTTCGGGTATCCCAAATTCCTGCGTCGAGGGTCCTCATTCACCTGGCCAGGCAACCGCACCGGCGAAGTACACACATGCAGCCACAGCCAGGAGCAGGAACGTCACCGGAAACGCCAGGTTGTGAAACACCTTCGTCCGTACGTGCACGCCAACTGCCCCGATGAAGAACATCACCAGTCCGGTCGCGGCCGCCAGGCCCAGCCACGGTACTGCGAGGAGACCGAGAAGCAACCCGGCCGCTCCCGCAAGCTTCAGCGCCGCCAGGCGAGGGATCCACCGGGCGGGTACGCCCACCTCCGCCGAGTTCGCCAACACGAACCTGGCACGGCCGAGGTCCGCTATGGCGATGCCGGTGTTGGCGATCAGGCGTGCGACGGTCATCGCCGCAAGAAACGTCGTCGCTGGGCCGTTCATCGGCTCCCCGCCCTCGGTATGCTCGTCACGTTGCCTCCCGTGTCGATCGGTCAATTGCTCTCCTCACTCCTGACGATCAGAACGCGTGAAAGGTGACAGCCGGTGCTGCCGAATGACGCTGAATGACTTCGTGGCCGAACGCGGCCGCCTGATCTCCATCGCCCACCGGATCCTGGGATCGGTGCACGACGCCGAGGACGCGGTGCAGACGGCGTGGCTGCACGTCCAGGCGGCGTCCGACCGCGGGGTCGACAATGCGCCGGCGTGGCTGACCACCGTCGTCACCCGGGTGTGTCTGGACCAGTTGCGTGACCGTAGGCGCCGCGACATCCTGGCCCGACGGGCCGAGTCGGTGCCTGATGTCGAACTGGCGGCCGACGAGGAGATCCTGGTCCGCGAGGACGTCTCACGTGCACTGATGGTGCTCCTCGACCGGTTGACGGCACCGCAACGTGTTGCCTTCGTGCTGCACGACCTGTTCGCGGTGCCGTTCGATCACATCGCCGCGATCCTGGGTACAACGCCCGCCAACGCCAAGAAGCACGCGAGCCGGGCACGCGGCCGCGTGCGACCCGACCAGACTGCGGTGGCGCCCGGCGACGACGCGCAGCACCAGAAGGTCGTCTCGGCCTTCATGGACGCCGCCGCGGGCGGCGACATCGCGCGCATGGTCGAGTTGATGGCACCCGACTGCGTGCGGGTGGTCGACGACACCCTGGTTCCCGCCGGCACCCCGACCCGGGTGTCCGGCGCCGCCGCCGTCGCCGAGGAGACCCGGAACTTCGTCGACCGCATCCGGTCCAGCGAACCGATGCGCGTCAACGGGCGCACCGCCCGCGTCATCGCGCCCGGAGGACATGCCCTGGCCGTCGTCGACGTCGACACCCATGCGGGCGTCGTCACCGGCATCGCCATCCGGCCAGTGGCGGCGACCGACGTCCTGGAAGCGGCGGTGGATCAGGCCTGCGGGAAGTGCGACTTGTAGACCTGGCCGTGCACACCGACCGTGCGGTCGACCACCTGTGACACCGAGAAGTTCGCGGCGGCCGACAGGTAGGCGTACGCCGTTGCACGGTCCATACCGCGGTCGGTCTCCAGGAAATCCAGCGCGTTGACGACAGCACGCCTCATCGCGATGTCCAGATCGCTGCCCTGCCCGCCGATGGAGCCGTCCGGATCGGACAGCCCGATCGGCACCCACGCTTCGGCGGTCTCCGCGAACGGATAGCGGTAGGCGACCGACGGCGCATCCCCCGATCCCGGCTTGCACACCGAGAGCCGGTAGGTGCCGCGCAGGGAGCCTTCCATCGCCGTCAGGGCCACTTCGCCGTCACCCATAGCCATGTGCGGATCGCCGACGTAGAACAGCGCACCTTCGGCGAACACCGGCAGATAGAACGTGGCGCCCTCGCCGAGGAGTCGAATGTCGATGTTGCCGCCGCCGACGGTGGGCGGGATCGAGTTGGCCGTCGCCGACGTCGGATCGGTGTCCTGCGAAAACGCCACACCCATCATTCCCATGAACGGCTGAAGGGGGAACCGCACCTGGGCGTTGCCATAGGTCATGATCCCGTGGCCGTCCTCGACCGCGGTGAAGGTCGAGACGTTGCCATAGCGGGTGGGGTCGGCGTTCGGCCGGCCGTCGGTGTCGGCCGGCGGCATGACCTCCGCGAGCGCGATGCCCGCAGGTGCCGCCCCGTCAGCGGTGAGCCCCAGCGCCCCCTTGCCGTGCCTGCTCGACACCACCCCGTACGGCACCCGCGGAATCGCCTGGAGGATATCGATTTTCAGGACGTCACCGGGCTGGGCACCCTCGACGAACACCGGGCCGGTGACAATGTGGGGCCCGTCCTTGTCGAAATTTCTCGGGGTCCGGTTGTAGTCGGACGCGATCGCGATCGCGTCCTGGAGGATGTCGGATTCAGCGACACCCTGGCCGCCGAAATACTCGATGGGGTTGCGCCCCTGGTCTTCGAGAATGCCTTCGTGACTGACCGCGTCGAAGGTCACCGTTTGGCCCGAGGCCATCCGCATGACCGGCGCCGCGTGCACCGTCGGGACGTAACCCCACAGCACTTCGTCAGGCAGGGACTGTACGTAGTGGTCCCCGACAGGATCGCCGGCGCCCGGTTGCAGGATCGAAAAGCTCGAGGACGTCGCGGACGGCGACTGCGACGAGGGCGTTCCCGACGAACACGCCGAAGCCACCCCGGCAACACCCGCGCCCGCGCTGACGGCCGCGACGGCACGCATGAAATCCCTCCTACCCAGTCCGGTCCACAGAGCTTCGGCGGCTTGTCGGGCATCGGTCATGGAGGCACCTTCCAGTGGAAACAGTTACGCCAGAGGTGTTCCCACCGGGCATTTCCGTGGCGAAACCACTTCGATAACACCGTGTTGCCGCTTCCTCACAGGCGGCTGCCAGGATGCGGGTTTTCGAACCGTCGCCCTTCCCCGTTTGCGCGACGGCCAGCCACCCCGCCCCGCAACTCGGTTGTTGCCCACGCCAACGGTTTTCACCGATACTGCCTACAGGTGCGCGCGTACTGTCATAGTCAGCACCTGCGGCGTCGTGCCGCAACGGCGAGAGGACAGTCATGGAATCAACAGACCCACGCCCGTCGTCGCGACCTTTTCTCATCACCGCCCGGGTCTTCGCCGTCGCCACGGTGCTCGTCATCGTCGGCCTCTTCGGCACCGCAGGCGCGCTGGTTCAGGCGGGCGAGCTCAAAGAAGTCCACGGAGCGGCCGCGATCGTGCTCCACGTGGTCAGCGGCGGGCTCATGGTCGCGCTGGCGGGGCTGGCGTACAGCCGCCAGAGCGGGTGGTGGGCAGCCGTGGTCGCCGGCGTGGTGTTCGTCTACTCGTTCGTGCAGGCAGCCCTGGGCGAGGGGACCACCCTCGCCATCCATGTCCCGGGCTCACTGCTGATCGTGGCGGGAACCATCTGGCTCACCGGGTGGCTGTTCTCGTCCGCCGCAGCGGTCCCCGAAGGCGCCTCGCCAGGAGTTGACCCAACTCGGTGACCAGGCCCCGGCGGCGCCTCCACGTGCACGGGGTTTTATCGCGCACCAATCGGACAACCCCCACAGTGCACATTCGTCGACCTTGGAGGATCCATGGAACAGAGCACCAACTTCCCGCCGTCGACACCCGAGGACGCCACCAAGGCCAGCGATGAGCAGCGCGAGCTGCAGGAGAAGCTGGAACACGCAGACGACGACCCCGATGCCCCTGCACGGTCACAGACCTACCGTCAGATTCCCGACGAGAGCTGACGACCTCCGCGGCCTCCACTTCTCCTCGCGCCGCAGCAAATACCGCGTTAACCTTCCTTCCGCCGGATGAATTTGCCGACGCAAACGGTTTGAGAATTGTTTGCTCGCGTCCACAACATTCCGTCCGTATTCGCTCAACGGATAGTGAGCGATGCGCAACCGGTTCCCCCAGAACGTCGGTGCGCCAACCACTCACACGATCGAACAACGCGCTTTCGGCTGTCTCCCGGTAGAAACCAAACTGCAGCACACAGCCATCTTGACGTTGCAGTCAATACCGGGTGCGGCGTGCTGCAACTCCGCTTTCGCTGCGTCGCGCGGCATCGCCGCGCACTTCGTGGGCGATAACCCTCGGCGCAATTTCGGCAGGCGTCGATTGTTTTGCCGGGATCCGTCACGCAGATTTCGGACAATCAACGACGGAATTCTGACCGTGGGCGTAGCGTGACGCCGTCAGCAAACCAGTAGGGAGGTGCGCACATGCGCAGCACACTCATCGTCACCGCGGCCATAGCCGCCGCCGGCCTCGCCACCGCGCTGGCGGCACCGGCATTCGCGGACGAGACGGACGACATCTTCATCTCGGCGCTGCAGAGCGAGGGCATCCCGTTCTCCACCGCCGACAATGCCATCCAGCTGGCGGGGGCGGTCTGCGAGTACGCCGCC includes the following:
- a CDS encoding TMEM165/GDT1 family protein, coding for MFAALLLSFAVIFVAELGDKTQLVAMMFALRYRWWVVLSAIAVATTAVHVLSVAIGHYLGAALPTHLLGLIAGAMFIFFGLWTLRGDSLSDEEASRAAKATAPAFFVVTSAFVLAELGDKTMLATITLAADNNWLGVWIGSTIGMVAADGLAILVGAVAGKHLPERLIQITAAALFLLFGAYMLLENTFQSAPVALVGGIALALVLAFGGILLALPDRRRPAVLRSTVVHDSDDRELDTDHSPESEIGASRRPSE
- a CDS encoding DoxX family protein, translating into MNGPATTFLAAMTVARLIANTGIAIADLGRARFVLANSAEVGVPARWIPRLAALKLAGAAGLLLGLLAVPWLGLAAATGLVMFFIGAVGVHVRTKVFHNLAFPVTFLLLAVAACVYFAGAVAWPGE
- a CDS encoding sigma-70 family RNA polymerase sigma factor; this encodes MTLNDFVAERGRLISIAHRILGSVHDAEDAVQTAWLHVQAASDRGVDNAPAWLTTVVTRVCLDQLRDRRRRDILARRAESVPDVELAADEEILVREDVSRALMVLLDRLTAPQRVAFVLHDLFAVPFDHIAAILGTTPANAKKHASRARGRVRPDQTAVAPGDDAQHQKVVSAFMDAAAGGDIARMVELMAPDCVRVVDDTLVPAGTPTRVSGAAAVAEETRNFVDRIRSSEPMRVNGRTARVIAPGGHALAVVDVDTHAGVVTGIAIRPVAATDVLEAAVDQACGKCDL
- a CDS encoding acetamidase/formamidase family protein, with product MTDARQAAEALWTGLGRRDFMRAVAAVSAGAGVAGVASACSSGTPSSQSPSATSSSFSILQPGAGDPVGDHYVQSLPDEVLWGYVPTVHAAPVMRMASGQTVTFDAVSHEGILEDQGRNPIEYFGGQGVAESDILQDAIAIASDYNRTPRNFDKDGPHIVTGPVFVEGAQPGDVLKIDILQAIPRVPYGVVSSRHGKGALGLTADGAAPAGIALAEVMPPADTDGRPNADPTRYGNVSTFTAVEDGHGIMTYGNAQVRFPLQPFMGMMGVAFSQDTDPTSATANSIPPTVGGGNIDIRLLGEGATFYLPVFAEGALFYVGDPHMAMGDGEVALTAMEGSLRGTYRLSVCKPGSGDAPSVAYRYPFAETAEAWVPIGLSDPDGSIGGQGSDLDIAMRRAVVNALDFLETDRGMDRATAYAYLSAAANFSVSQVVDRTVGVHGQVYKSHFPQA
- a CDS encoding DUF732 domain-containing protein, translated to MRSTLIVTAAIAAAGLATALAAPAFADETDDIFISALQSEGIPFSTADNAIQLAGAVCEYAAAGQDPAQIAVEIMGPAGWSAEQSGFFVGAATQSYCP